The genome window GACTGATCTGCACCGGTCCTTCCACCATCCTTACTTCGGCAAGTTGTTCGAGAGGAATGTTCATTCCTGATTTAGTCGTGATCAGAAGGTTCTTGATAGTCTCAATGGAATTCCGCTTCTCCTCCGGCAGCCGAACGGTAATGTCGAAGCCCCGGTTTGCCTCATAGAAGGTAGAGGCCGCCTTGCCAGCTACCGCTATTTCGATGACATTCTGCACATCACTGATGTTGAGGCCATAGCGGGCTATTCTTGCCCGGTCGATGGTGACGGTCAGATAGGGCTGCCCGGAAACCTTTTCCGTGTTGAGGTCTGTTCCGCCCCGGACGATGGAGAGAACCTTGGCTATTTCGGCCGATTTTTCATTTAAAATGTCAAGATCTTCGCCGAACAGCTTGACGATCAGTTGGGCCCGGGTGCCGGCCACCAGTTCGTCGATCCGGCACTGGATCGGCTGGCTGAAACCGAAGCTTATCCCCGGAACGCTCTCCAGCGCCTCGCGCAACTCGTTGGTCAGCTCTTCCTTCGTAATGTCCCGCTTCCACTCACTTTTCGGTTTAAACACCCCCACATAGCCGGTTTTGTCCACGCCACGGGTATCCAGGGCGACGCCGGTCTGACCGATGCGGCCAATGACCACGTCCAGCTCATCAAACTTCATCAATTTGGCGGCAGCCTGTTGGTTGACCTCCAGCGCCTTGGCCAGAGAGACGCCGGGAAGCATGGCTATATCCATGTCAAACGACCCTTCATCCATGATCGGAATAAACTCCGACCCCAGCCTGGTCACCAGGAACAGCGAGACGACCAGCAGCCCTCCGGCAATCCCGAGGACGACCTTCTTCTTGTTCAAAGCATACTCCAGCATCGGCAGGTACTGCTGCTTGGCCCAGGCCATGATCCTGCTGTCTTTTCCCTCTTCCGGTTTGAGAAACAGACTACAGAGCACCGGAATAATGAAAATGGAGAGGAGTAGCGACGAGAGCAGAGCAATGGCAACGGTAATTGCCAGCGGGCCGAACATCTTCCCTTCGATCCCCTCAAGGGTCAGGATTGGAATAAAGGTAAGGGCAATGATTAACTCGCCGAATATACTCGGCTTGCGCACCTCCATAACCGCCTTCAGAACCGTGTCGAGCTTGGGGTGCAGGTGCCCCTCTTCACTCAGGTGACGCTGGACGTTCTCCACCTGGATAATCGTGGTATCGATGATCATACCGATGGAGATGGCCAGGCCACCGAGGGACATCAGGTTGGCGGTAATGCCGGTGAGCTTCATTACGATGAAGGTTACCAACAGCGACAGCGGTAAGGCCAGCAACACCACGATACTCCCCCGGATGCTGTTCAGGAGCAGGTAGAGGACAATCAAGACCAGGATGGAGCCTTCGATCAGCGCCTTATTGACGGTACCGACACTGGCCTTCACAATATCGCTGCGGTCGTAATAGGGAACCATCTTGACTCCGTCCGGCAGCATGTTGCTTTCGTTGATCTCCTTGACTTTGGCCGCCACTCTGGATACCACATCGCGGCTGTTTGCGCCCCGCAGCATCATGACAATGCCCCCGACCGCCTCGTCGGCGCCGTTCTTGATGGCAGCACCCATGCGAACCGCTTCGCCTAACCTTATTTGAGCCACGTCCCGCAGGTAGGTTGGCGTCCCTTTTTGAGATTTGAGGACTATGTTTTCGATGTCGCTGATGCTCTGGATCAGGCCGACGCCGCGTACGATGTACTGGTCCGTGCCCCGCTCGAGGACGTTACCGCCAACATTGCTGTTGTTGCTGCCGATGGCGTTATAGACATCATCCGCAGTGACGCCGTATTTCACCAGTTTCTCCGGCGACACCAGCACTTGGTATTGCTTGAAATAGCCCCCGAATGAGTTGATTTCGTTCACTCCGGCGACGCTCTTCAGCTGGGGGGTAATGACCCATTCCTGCATAGTGCGCAGGTTGGTCAGGTAAGCCCGTTTCTGTTCCGGGTCCTGGGGCACCTTACCTTCCAGGGTGTACTGGTAGATCTCCCCCATGGCCGTTCCGATGGGCCCCATGGCAACCTGAACACCTTTCGGCACCTTTTCCCGTGCCTCGGCCAGCCGCTCGAAGACCAGTTGCCGGGCAAAGTAGATATCCACATTGTCCTTAAAGACAACGGTGACGATGGAGAGGCCAAACT of Geobacter sp. contains these proteins:
- a CDS encoding CusA/CzcA family heavy metal efflux RND transporter, whose translation is MLERLIAYTLKQKGMVIFLALVIVVFGFYSYIRLPIDAFPDVTNIQVEVVSHADGLSAVEIERNVTYPIEMAMRGLPGIEQLRSVTKFGLSIVTVVFKDNVDIYFARQLVFERLAEAREKVPKGVQVAMGPIGTAMGEIYQYTLEGKVPQDPEQKRAYLTNLRTMQEWVITPQLKSVAGVNEINSFGGYFKQYQVLVSPEKLVKYGVTADDVYNAIGSNNSNVGGNVLERGTDQYIVRGVGLIQSISDIENIVLKSQKGTPTYLRDVAQIRLGEAVRMGAAIKNGADEAVGGIVMMLRGANSRDVVSRVAAKVKEINESNMLPDGVKMVPYYDRSDIVKASVGTVNKALIEGSILVLIVLYLLLNSIRGSIVVLLALPLSLLVTFIVMKLTGITANLMSLGGLAISIGMIIDTTIIQVENVQRHLSEEGHLHPKLDTVLKAVMEVRKPSIFGELIIALTFIPILTLEGIEGKMFGPLAITVAIALLSSLLLSIFIIPVLCSLFLKPEEGKDSRIMAWAKQQYLPMLEYALNKKKVVLGIAGGLLVVSLFLVTRLGSEFIPIMDEGSFDMDIAMLPGVSLAKALEVNQQAAAKLMKFDELDVVIGRIGQTGVALDTRGVDKTGYVGVFKPKSEWKRDITKEELTNELREALESVPGISFGFSQPIQCRIDELVAGTRAQLIVKLFGEDLDILNEKSAEIAKVLSIVRGGTDLNTEKVSGQPYLTVTIDRARIARYGLNISDVQNVIEIAVAGKAASTFYEANRGFDITVRLPEEKRNSIETIKNLLITTKSGMNIPLEQLAEVRMVEGPVQISRQDGVRRIGIEMNVTGRDMGSFVAEAKQKIKEQVKLPVGYYLTWGGQFENQQRAMNKLMIIGPVAIGLILLLLYVTFRSIRLALLVISNLPFALIGGIFSLFLSGQYLSVPASVGFIVLFGVAVLNGLVLVSRISQLRDEGMELGEAIRKGAADRLRPVLMTASIAIFSLMPMLLASGTGSEIQKPLATVVVGGLITSTLLTLLIIPAVYGWFEKRKVEAEM